The following DNA comes from Arcobacter cloacae.
TTTGACTTAAAATAAACATTGGGATAAAATCATTTTTATGAATACTTATTTTGAAATAAAAAATTTACAAAACAATACCTTTGAACTTTTGTTGTTTGATATTTGGACAAAAGATAATTTAAATAAAATCATACAAAATTTAGAAAAAATGCAGATACCAAAAAATGCAACTTTATATGTGGATTTTGAAAATCTAAAAGAGTGTGATAGTAGTGCTGTTATATATCTAATTTCATTTATAAAAAGATTTTCAAAAGATTCAGTATTTTTGAAAAATAGCCAAAATTATCAAAAAATTTATACTTTTTATGAAAAACATTATCAAGATAGTTTTGATGAAATAGAAAATAAAAATCAATTTATAGAAAACATAGGAAGAAAAACCTATGAATTTTACAAAGGAAGTAAGGCTTTTATTGATTTTATTGGAAAAGTTTTTTACTTTTTTATTCATTCTTTATTTAATCCAACAAAGATAAGATTTAAAGCAACACTAAAATATATAGAAACATCAGCTTTAAATGCACTTTTGATTGTGGCGGTTACCTCTTTTTTGGTGGGAGTGGTTATTGCTTATCAAGGAGCAGTTCAACTAGAAAAATTTGGAGCAAATATTTTTGTGGTTGAAATGATAGCTATTACTATGTTTAGAGAAATTGCACCACTTGTTACAGCTATTGTAATAGCAGGAAGAAGTGCTAGTGCATATACAGCTGAAATTGGTGCTATGAAAATAACAGAAGAGATAGATGCTATGAGAACTATGAATTTTGAGCCAACACTCTTTTTGACTCTTCCTAGAATTTTTGCTTTGTGTATATCTTTGCCTTTGTTGGTATTTTTTGCT
Coding sequences within:
- a CDS encoding MlaE family ABC transporter permease — encoded protein: MNTYFEIKNLQNNTFELLLFDIWTKDNLNKIIQNLEKMQIPKNATLYVDFENLKECDSSAVIYLISFIKRFSKDSVFLKNSQNYQKIYTFYEKHYQDSFDEIENKNQFIENIGRKTYEFYKGSKAFIDFIGKVFYFFIHSLFNPTKIRFKATLKYIETSALNALLIVAVTSFLVGVVIAYQGAVQLEKFGANIFVVEMIAITMFREIAPLVTAIVIAGRSASAYTAEIGAMKITEEIDAMRTMNFEPTLFLTLPRIFALCISLPLLVFFADVVGVFGGMVIAYTHLDVSFLEFITRLHNEVALKHFVLGIFKAVFFGFAIAIIGCYRGFQVQNNTTSIGKYTTISVVNAIFVVILIDAVFSVIFTQMGI